One window from the genome of Calliopsis andreniformis isolate RMS-2024a chromosome 12, iyCalAndr_principal, whole genome shotgun sequence encodes:
- the Dmap1 gene encoding DNA methyltransferase 1 associated protein 1: MADVRDILDIEVPTTSELTKESIIGSDKKNRKKYEYKVPKRPEGMHREVFALLCKDNNDVPPLFPTDTAKGYKQVRAKLGMKKVRPWKWTPFTNPARTDGAVFHHWRRVADAGKEYPFAKFNKKVPIPSYTNAEYVQHLVTNGWTRAETDHLFDLCRRFDLRFIIIKDRWDRTKFPARSVEDLKERYYQVCAALTKAKSHSDKVYVFDAEHEKRRKEQLKKLFERTPEQVEEEQMLLAELRKIEQRKKERDRKTQDLQKLITAADHQADPRKNERKPTKKSGASSRNRPNKTDTSHTVESAGIKFPDFKNSGVSLRSQRIKLPSSLGQKKMKGIEQMLNELRLELNPPPTEQICQQFNELRSDIVLHYELRSALSTCDYELQSLRHQYEALAPGKTLTIPAALLPKTEPEVKADIIDVVGSPSMPAITH; this comes from the exons ATGGCAGACGTACGTGATATATTAGATATTGAAGTGCCCACTACTAGTGAACTCACGAAGGAATCTATTATTGGTAGCGACAAGAAAAATCGGaaaaaatatgaatacaaaGTACCGAAAAGGCCAGAAGGCATGCACCGTGAAGTCTTTGCACTGTTGTGCAAAGACAATAATGATGTGCCGCCGTTATTCCCAACGGATACAGCAAAAGGGTACAAGCAAGTTAGAGCAAAGCTTGGAATGAAAAAAGTTAGGCCTTGGAAGTGGACTCCATTTACTAATCCTGCGAGAACAGATGGTGCAGTCTTCCATCATTGGAGAAGAGTTGCAGATGCAGGGAAAGAGTATCCCTTTGCCAAATTTAATAAGAAAGttcctattccatcatatactaATGCAGAATACGTTCAGCATTTGGTTACCAATGGTTGGACTAGAGCAGAGACAGATCATTTGTTTGATTTATGTAGGAGATTTGATTTAAGGTTCATTATAATTAAGGATAGGTGGGACCGTACAAAATTCCCTGCAAGATCCGTGGAAGACCTAAAAGAGAG GTATTATCAAGTGTGTGCTGCTTTAACAAAGGCAAAGTCTCACTCTGATAAGGTTTATGTATTTGATGCTGAGCATGAAAAGCGTAGAAAAGAACAGTTGAAGAAGTTGTTTGAAAGAACACCCGAACAGGTTGAAGAAGAGCAAATGTTATTGGCTGAACTCAGAAAAATTGAGCAAAGAAAGAAGGAAAGGGATAGAAAAACACAAGATTTACAGAAATTAATAACAGCAGCTGATCATCAAGCTGATCCAAGAAAGAATGAAAGAAAACCTACTAAAAAGAGTGGTGCTTCCTCTAGAAATAGACCAAATAAGACTGATACTTCTCAT aCTGTTGAATCAGCAGGCATTAAGTTCCCAGATTTTAAAAATAGCGGCGTCTCGCTTCGTTCTCAGAGAATAAAATTACCAAGTAGTTTAGGTCAAAAGAAAATGAAGGGTATAGAACAGATGCTCAACGAACTTCGATTAG AATTAAATCCGCCACCAACGGAACAAATATGTCAACAATTTAACGAATTAAGAAGCGATATTGTTTTACATTACGAACTTAGAAGTGCGTTATCGACATGTGACTACGAGTTGCAGTCTCTGAGGCATCAGTACGAAGCTTTGGCTCCCGGAAAG acGTTAACGATACCTGCTGCGTTGTTACCAAAAACCGAGCCTGAAGTTAAAGCAGatataatagatgtggtgggttCGCCAAGCATGCCAGCGATTACTCACtga
- the LOC143186381 gene encoding RING-box protein 2-like, which produces MAESEQDSGDRGDNDNVKTDKMFILKKWNAVAMWSWDVECDTCAICRVQVMDACLRCQAESKKDFYGRQDCVVVWGECNHSFHYCCMSLWVKQNNRCPLCQQEWSIQRMGK; this is translated from the exons ATGGCTGAATCGGAGCAAGATTCCGGAGATCGCGGCGATAACGACAATGTGAAGACAGACAAGATGTTTATTTTGAAGAAATGGAACGCCGTGGCCATGTGGAGCTGGGACGTGGAGTGTGACACCTGCGCGATTTGTCGAGTTCAAGTGATGG ACGCGTGTCTCCGGTGTCAAGCAGAAAGCAAAAAGGACTTCTACGGCCGACAGGACTGCGTCGTGGTCTGGGGAgagtgcaatcattcgtttcattaCTGCTGTATGTCTCTTTGGGTGAAACAGAACAATCGTTGCCCGCTCTGCCAGCAAGAGTGGTCCATTCAACGAATGGGAAAATAA
- the Tret1 gene encoding trehalose transporter 1 isoform X1 has translation MSSSQRRQMMQPWPLCLVPISRTKERSVLPKYYTRVPSVARSSTTSSAANLDCSSNTTLATNASPFNSQTALIAEKYYPGTIVPATTNSYYAQNLRNNHQKTLNGSRMYDPLDRDHDHDYKQLDPLLVGEPPYSVNKKLNMDSQDAKPPKDAIVMDRLHGITHQFQREAKPSSMRFASQVLAALSVSLGSMVVGYSSSYTSPALVSMMDNATATFEVTKEMSMWIGSIMPLSALFGGIAGGPCIEYLGRRNTILATALPFIAAWLLIALATNTAMVLVGRALCGFCVGIASLSLPVYLGETIQPEVRGTLGLLPTAFGNTGILVCFIAGMYLDWRNLALLGASLPIPFMILMFTIPETPRWYISKGKTKRARKSLQWLRGKNTDITEELTAVEKLHVESERNVSQGALMELFKRNHLKPLLISLGLMFFQQLSGINAVIFYTVQIFQDAGSSIDKNISTIIVGIVNFISTFVAAAVIDKLGRKMLLYISGVSMCITLFTFGTFFYVKETGADVSDFGWIPLVSLIVYVIGFSLGFGPIPWLMMGEILPVKIRGSAASVATAFNWTCTFIVTKTYEDMVSVMGAYGAFWLFGTIVLVGFIFVIICVPETRGRSLEEIEKRFTGPVRRMSAVANMKPMPMAC, from the exons ATGTCCAGCTCCCAGAGAAGACAGATGATGCAGCCATGGCCCCTGTGCCTAGTGCCCATATCCAGAACGAAG GAACGAAGCGTTCTGCCAAAATACTACACAAGGGTGCCGTCGGTCGCCAGATCATCGACGACCAGCTCGGCCGCGAACCTAGACTGTTCGTCGAACACGACCCTCGCGACGAACGCGAGCCCGTTCAACAGCCAGACCGCCTTGATCGCGGAGAAGTATTATCCAGGCACCATCGTCCCTGCCACGACCAATTCCTATTATGCACAGAATTTGAGGAACAATCATCAGAAGACCCTGAACGGGTCACGCATGTACGATCCTCTCGACAGAGACCACGATCACGATTACAAGCAGCTCGATCCACTGCTGGTTGGAGAGCCCCCTTATTctgtaaataaaaaattgaacatGGACAGCCAGGATGCTAAACCACCCAAGGATGCGATCGTCATGGACCGCCTCCATGGAATCACGCATCAATTTCAGAGAGAAGCCAAACCCTCGTCGATGCGATTCGCCTCACAg GTGCTGGCCGCGCTGTCGGTGTCCCTGGGTTCCATGGTGGTCGGTTACTCGAGCTCCTACACCTCTCCAGCCTTGGTTTCCATGATGGACAATGCCACGGCTACGTTCGAAGTTACGAAAGAAATG AGCATGTGGATAGGATCGATCATGCCATTGAGCGCGCTGTTCGGTGGCATAGCCGGTGGTCCCTGCATCGAGTACCTAGGTAGAAGAAACACCATCCTGGCCACGGCTCTGCCGTTCATCGCAG CCTGGCTATTGATCGCGCTGGCAACGAACACTGCGATGGTTCTGGTCGGACGAGCTCTCTGCGGCTTCTGCGTTGGTATCGCCTCGCTGTCGCTGCCAGTGTATTTGGGTGAAACGATACAGCCCGAGGTGCGAGGAACCCTTGGACTCTTACCAACTGCTTTTGGTAACACTG GAATCCTGGTGTGCTTCATTGCGGGTATGTACTTGGATTGGAGGAATCTGGCGCTGCTTGGAGCCAGCTTGCCCATTCCATTCATGATCCTCATGTTCACCATTCCCGAAACCCCGAGGTGGTACATATCCAAGGGAAAAACGAAGAGAGCCCGCAAATCCTTGCAATGGCTGCGCGGCAAGAACACTGATATTACCGAGGAATTGACAGCAGTCGAGAAATTGCACGTTGAGAGCGAGAGGAACGTTTCTCAGGGTGCCCTTATGGAACTTTTCAAAAGGAACCACCTGAAACCACTCCTTATTTCTCTTGGTCTCATGTTCTTCCAACAGCTTTCGGGAATTAACGCAGTCATTTTCTACACGGTACAAATTTTCCAG GATGCTGGAAGCAGTATCGACAAGAACATATCTACCATAATCGTAGGTATCGTGAACTTCATCTCGACGTTCGTAGCGGCAGCCGTGATCGACAAGTTGGGCAGAAAGATGTTGCTGTACATAAGTGGCGTTTCGATGTGCATAACTCTCTTCACGTTCGGCACATTCTTCTACGTGAAAGAGACAGGGGCCGACGTATCCGACTTCGGCTGGATACCACTGGTGAGCCTGATCGTTTACGTGATCGGATTCTCCCTCGGCTTCGGCCCAATCCCGTGGCTGATGATGGGTGAGATTCTGCCTGTCAAGATCCGCGGCTCGGCCGCCAGCGTCGCGACGGCGTTCAACTGGACGTGCACGTTCATCGTAACGAAAACCTACGAGGACATGGTGTCGGTGATGGGAGCCTACGGAGCCTTCTGGCTCTTCGGCACGATCGTTCTAGTCGGTTTCATCTTCGTGATCATCTGTGTGCCGGAGACTCGCGGCAGATCTCTCGAGGAGATCGAGAAGAGATTCACTGGTCCTGTACGAAGAATGAGCGCGGTCGCGAACATGAAGCCTATGCCGATGGCTTGTTAA
- the Tret1 gene encoding trehalose transporter 1 isoform X4, producing the protein MHLHSGAGRAVGVPGFHGGRLLELLHLSSLGFHDGQCHGYVRSYERNAWLLIALATNTAMVLVGRALCGFCVGIASLSLPVYLGETIQPEVRGTLGLLPTAFGNTGILVCFIAGMYLDWRNLALLGASLPIPFMILMFTIPETPRWYISKGKTKRARKSLQWLRGKNTDITEELTAVEKLHVESERNVSQGALMELFKRNHLKPLLISLGLMFFQQLSGINAVIFYTVQIFQDAGSSIDKNISTIIVGIVNFISTFVAAAVIDKLGRKMLLYISGVSMCITLFTFGTFFYVKETGADVSDFGWIPLVSLIVYVIGFSLGFGPIPWLMMGEILPVKIRGSAASVATAFNWTCTFIVTKTYEDMVSVMGAYGAFWLFGTIVLVGFIFVIICVPETRGRSLEEIEKRFTGPVRRMSAVANMKPMPMAC; encoded by the exons ATGCACCTTCACTCAG GTGCTGGCCGCGCTGTCGGTGTCCCTGGGTTCCATGGTGGTCGGTTACTCGAGCTCCTACACCTCTCCAGCCTTGGTTTCCATGATGGACAATGCCACGGCTACGTTCGAAGTTACGAAAGAAATG CCTGGCTATTGATCGCGCTGGCAACGAACACTGCGATGGTTCTGGTCGGACGAGCTCTCTGCGGCTTCTGCGTTGGTATCGCCTCGCTGTCGCTGCCAGTGTATTTGGGTGAAACGATACAGCCCGAGGTGCGAGGAACCCTTGGACTCTTACCAACTGCTTTTGGTAACACTG GAATCCTGGTGTGCTTCATTGCGGGTATGTACTTGGATTGGAGGAATCTGGCGCTGCTTGGAGCCAGCTTGCCCATTCCATTCATGATCCTCATGTTCACCATTCCCGAAACCCCGAGGTGGTACATATCCAAGGGAAAAACGAAGAGAGCCCGCAAATCCTTGCAATGGCTGCGCGGCAAGAACACTGATATTACCGAGGAATTGACAGCAGTCGAGAAATTGCACGTTGAGAGCGAGAGGAACGTTTCTCAGGGTGCCCTTATGGAACTTTTCAAAAGGAACCACCTGAAACCACTCCTTATTTCTCTTGGTCTCATGTTCTTCCAACAGCTTTCGGGAATTAACGCAGTCATTTTCTACACGGTACAAATTTTCCAG GATGCTGGAAGCAGTATCGACAAGAACATATCTACCATAATCGTAGGTATCGTGAACTTCATCTCGACGTTCGTAGCGGCAGCCGTGATCGACAAGTTGGGCAGAAAGATGTTGCTGTACATAAGTGGCGTTTCGATGTGCATAACTCTCTTCACGTTCGGCACATTCTTCTACGTGAAAGAGACAGGGGCCGACGTATCCGACTTCGGCTGGATACCACTGGTGAGCCTGATCGTTTACGTGATCGGATTCTCCCTCGGCTTCGGCCCAATCCCGTGGCTGATGATGGGTGAGATTCTGCCTGTCAAGATCCGCGGCTCGGCCGCCAGCGTCGCGACGGCGTTCAACTGGACGTGCACGTTCATCGTAACGAAAACCTACGAGGACATGGTGTCGGTGATGGGAGCCTACGGAGCCTTCTGGCTCTTCGGCACGATCGTTCTAGTCGGTTTCATCTTCGTGATCATCTGTGTGCCGGAGACTCGCGGCAGATCTCTCGAGGAGATCGAGAAGAGATTCACTGGTCCTGTACGAAGAATGAGCGCGGTCGCGAACATGAAGCCTATGCCGATGGCTTGTTAA
- the Tret1 gene encoding trehalose transporter 1 isoform X2 produces MERSVLPKYYTRVPSVARSSTTSSAANLDCSSNTTLATNASPFNSQTALIAEKYYPGTIVPATTNSYYAQNLRNNHQKTLNGSRMYDPLDRDHDHDYKQLDPLLVGEPPYSVNKKLNMDSQDAKPPKDAIVMDRLHGITHQFQREAKPSSMRFASQVLAALSVSLGSMVVGYSSSYTSPALVSMMDNATATFEVTKEMSMWIGSIMPLSALFGGIAGGPCIEYLGRRNTILATALPFIAAWLLIALATNTAMVLVGRALCGFCVGIASLSLPVYLGETIQPEVRGTLGLLPTAFGNTGILVCFIAGMYLDWRNLALLGASLPIPFMILMFTIPETPRWYISKGKTKRARKSLQWLRGKNTDITEELTAVEKLHVESERNVSQGALMELFKRNHLKPLLISLGLMFFQQLSGINAVIFYTVQIFQDAGSSIDKNISTIIVGIVNFISTFVAAAVIDKLGRKMLLYISGVSMCITLFTFGTFFYVKETGADVSDFGWIPLVSLIVYVIGFSLGFGPIPWLMMGEILPVKIRGSAASVATAFNWTCTFIVTKTYEDMVSVMGAYGAFWLFGTIVLVGFIFVIICVPETRGRSLEEIEKRFTGPVRRMSAVANMKPMPMAC; encoded by the exons ATG GAACGAAGCGTTCTGCCAAAATACTACACAAGGGTGCCGTCGGTCGCCAGATCATCGACGACCAGCTCGGCCGCGAACCTAGACTGTTCGTCGAACACGACCCTCGCGACGAACGCGAGCCCGTTCAACAGCCAGACCGCCTTGATCGCGGAGAAGTATTATCCAGGCACCATCGTCCCTGCCACGACCAATTCCTATTATGCACAGAATTTGAGGAACAATCATCAGAAGACCCTGAACGGGTCACGCATGTACGATCCTCTCGACAGAGACCACGATCACGATTACAAGCAGCTCGATCCACTGCTGGTTGGAGAGCCCCCTTATTctgtaaataaaaaattgaacatGGACAGCCAGGATGCTAAACCACCCAAGGATGCGATCGTCATGGACCGCCTCCATGGAATCACGCATCAATTTCAGAGAGAAGCCAAACCCTCGTCGATGCGATTCGCCTCACAg GTGCTGGCCGCGCTGTCGGTGTCCCTGGGTTCCATGGTGGTCGGTTACTCGAGCTCCTACACCTCTCCAGCCTTGGTTTCCATGATGGACAATGCCACGGCTACGTTCGAAGTTACGAAAGAAATG AGCATGTGGATAGGATCGATCATGCCATTGAGCGCGCTGTTCGGTGGCATAGCCGGTGGTCCCTGCATCGAGTACCTAGGTAGAAGAAACACCATCCTGGCCACGGCTCTGCCGTTCATCGCAG CCTGGCTATTGATCGCGCTGGCAACGAACACTGCGATGGTTCTGGTCGGACGAGCTCTCTGCGGCTTCTGCGTTGGTATCGCCTCGCTGTCGCTGCCAGTGTATTTGGGTGAAACGATACAGCCCGAGGTGCGAGGAACCCTTGGACTCTTACCAACTGCTTTTGGTAACACTG GAATCCTGGTGTGCTTCATTGCGGGTATGTACTTGGATTGGAGGAATCTGGCGCTGCTTGGAGCCAGCTTGCCCATTCCATTCATGATCCTCATGTTCACCATTCCCGAAACCCCGAGGTGGTACATATCCAAGGGAAAAACGAAGAGAGCCCGCAAATCCTTGCAATGGCTGCGCGGCAAGAACACTGATATTACCGAGGAATTGACAGCAGTCGAGAAATTGCACGTTGAGAGCGAGAGGAACGTTTCTCAGGGTGCCCTTATGGAACTTTTCAAAAGGAACCACCTGAAACCACTCCTTATTTCTCTTGGTCTCATGTTCTTCCAACAGCTTTCGGGAATTAACGCAGTCATTTTCTACACGGTACAAATTTTCCAG GATGCTGGAAGCAGTATCGACAAGAACATATCTACCATAATCGTAGGTATCGTGAACTTCATCTCGACGTTCGTAGCGGCAGCCGTGATCGACAAGTTGGGCAGAAAGATGTTGCTGTACATAAGTGGCGTTTCGATGTGCATAACTCTCTTCACGTTCGGCACATTCTTCTACGTGAAAGAGACAGGGGCCGACGTATCCGACTTCGGCTGGATACCACTGGTGAGCCTGATCGTTTACGTGATCGGATTCTCCCTCGGCTTCGGCCCAATCCCGTGGCTGATGATGGGTGAGATTCTGCCTGTCAAGATCCGCGGCTCGGCCGCCAGCGTCGCGACGGCGTTCAACTGGACGTGCACGTTCATCGTAACGAAAACCTACGAGGACATGGTGTCGGTGATGGGAGCCTACGGAGCCTTCTGGCTCTTCGGCACGATCGTTCTAGTCGGTTTCATCTTCGTGATCATCTGTGTGCCGGAGACTCGCGGCAGATCTCTCGAGGAGATCGAGAAGAGATTCACTGGTCCTGTACGAAGAATGAGCGCGGTCGCGAACATGAAGCCTATGCCGATGGCTTGTTAA
- the Tret1 gene encoding trehalose transporter 1 isoform X3: MKILMRADTHVNIELPGNAPVARCTFTQVLAALSVSLGSMVVGYSSSYTSPALVSMMDNATATFEVTKEMSMWIGSIMPLSALFGGIAGGPCIEYLGRRNTILATALPFIAAWLLIALATNTAMVLVGRALCGFCVGIASLSLPVYLGETIQPEVRGTLGLLPTAFGNTGILVCFIAGMYLDWRNLALLGASLPIPFMILMFTIPETPRWYISKGKTKRARKSLQWLRGKNTDITEELTAVEKLHVESERNVSQGALMELFKRNHLKPLLISLGLMFFQQLSGINAVIFYTVQIFQDAGSSIDKNISTIIVGIVNFISTFVAAAVIDKLGRKMLLYISGVSMCITLFTFGTFFYVKETGADVSDFGWIPLVSLIVYVIGFSLGFGPIPWLMMGEILPVKIRGSAASVATAFNWTCTFIVTKTYEDMVSVMGAYGAFWLFGTIVLVGFIFVIICVPETRGRSLEEIEKRFTGPVRRMSAVANMKPMPMAC; the protein is encoded by the exons ATGAAGATTCTTATGCGAGCAGATACTCATGTGAACATCGAGTTGCCGGGCAACGCGCCAGTCGCTAGATGCACCTTCACTCAG GTGCTGGCCGCGCTGTCGGTGTCCCTGGGTTCCATGGTGGTCGGTTACTCGAGCTCCTACACCTCTCCAGCCTTGGTTTCCATGATGGACAATGCCACGGCTACGTTCGAAGTTACGAAAGAAATG AGCATGTGGATAGGATCGATCATGCCATTGAGCGCGCTGTTCGGTGGCATAGCCGGTGGTCCCTGCATCGAGTACCTAGGTAGAAGAAACACCATCCTGGCCACGGCTCTGCCGTTCATCGCAG CCTGGCTATTGATCGCGCTGGCAACGAACACTGCGATGGTTCTGGTCGGACGAGCTCTCTGCGGCTTCTGCGTTGGTATCGCCTCGCTGTCGCTGCCAGTGTATTTGGGTGAAACGATACAGCCCGAGGTGCGAGGAACCCTTGGACTCTTACCAACTGCTTTTGGTAACACTG GAATCCTGGTGTGCTTCATTGCGGGTATGTACTTGGATTGGAGGAATCTGGCGCTGCTTGGAGCCAGCTTGCCCATTCCATTCATGATCCTCATGTTCACCATTCCCGAAACCCCGAGGTGGTACATATCCAAGGGAAAAACGAAGAGAGCCCGCAAATCCTTGCAATGGCTGCGCGGCAAGAACACTGATATTACCGAGGAATTGACAGCAGTCGAGAAATTGCACGTTGAGAGCGAGAGGAACGTTTCTCAGGGTGCCCTTATGGAACTTTTCAAAAGGAACCACCTGAAACCACTCCTTATTTCTCTTGGTCTCATGTTCTTCCAACAGCTTTCGGGAATTAACGCAGTCATTTTCTACACGGTACAAATTTTCCAG GATGCTGGAAGCAGTATCGACAAGAACATATCTACCATAATCGTAGGTATCGTGAACTTCATCTCGACGTTCGTAGCGGCAGCCGTGATCGACAAGTTGGGCAGAAAGATGTTGCTGTACATAAGTGGCGTTTCGATGTGCATAACTCTCTTCACGTTCGGCACATTCTTCTACGTGAAAGAGACAGGGGCCGACGTATCCGACTTCGGCTGGATACCACTGGTGAGCCTGATCGTTTACGTGATCGGATTCTCCCTCGGCTTCGGCCCAATCCCGTGGCTGATGATGGGTGAGATTCTGCCTGTCAAGATCCGCGGCTCGGCCGCCAGCGTCGCGACGGCGTTCAACTGGACGTGCACGTTCATCGTAACGAAAACCTACGAGGACATGGTGTCGGTGATGGGAGCCTACGGAGCCTTCTGGCTCTTCGGCACGATCGTTCTAGTCGGTTTCATCTTCGTGATCATCTGTGTGCCGGAGACTCGCGGCAGATCTCTCGAGGAGATCGAGAAGAGATTCACTGGTCCTGTACGAAGAATGAGCGCGGTCGCGAACATGAAGCCTATGCCGATGGCTTGTTAA